Proteins found in one Paenibacillus borealis genomic segment:
- a CDS encoding queuosine precursor transporter, translating into MFNLLWGILFVVVNFVFFLLCYRLFGKKGLYAWVGMATVVANIQVAKTIAMPFDIVMTLGNTMYVTLYMTSDLLNERYGRAEARNAVWFGFFTLLMTTVIMQMVLIFEPQETDIAQSSLQTIFGLMPRLALGSLTAYFISQFLDVRLYAWIRKYYGSSRQLWIRSNGSTMISSFVDTLIFCTIAFAGTYDLKVWTEILLTTYLAKFLLTGAGTPVLYLARSFKFAEEEQTVRPQETKRNIS; encoded by the coding sequence ATGTTCAATTTGTTATGGGGTATTTTGTTTGTTGTCGTTAATTTTGTGTTTTTTCTGCTCTGCTACCGATTGTTCGGTAAAAAAGGGCTCTATGCCTGGGTAGGTATGGCAACCGTGGTCGCCAATATACAAGTAGCCAAGACGATTGCGATGCCTTTCGATATCGTGATGACGCTGGGGAATACGATGTATGTCACGTTATATATGACCAGTGACCTGCTGAATGAGAGATACGGGCGGGCTGAAGCGCGGAACGCTGTCTGGTTCGGGTTCTTCACCTTGCTGATGACTACCGTCATTATGCAGATGGTGCTTATATTTGAGCCGCAGGAGACGGATATTGCCCAGTCTTCACTCCAGACGATCTTCGGCCTGATGCCGAGGCTCGCACTGGGCAGTCTCACCGCATATTTCATCAGCCAGTTTCTGGATGTGCGCCTGTATGCATGGATCCGCAAGTACTATGGCAGCTCGCGGCAGCTCTGGATCCGCTCTAACGGCAGCACAATGATCAGCTCTTTTGTCGATACTCTGATCTTCTGCACGATTGCGTTTGCCGGAACCTATGACCTGAAGGTATGGACAGAGATTCTACTGACCACCTATCTGGCCAAATTCCTTCTCACGGGCGCAGGCACACCGGTGCTCTACCTTGCCCGTTCCTTTAAATTCGCTGAAGAAGAGCAGACAGTCAGGCCCCAGGAGACCAAGCGCAATATTTCATAG
- a CDS encoding M24 family metallopeptidase, which translates to MNEALLKLERGLTGGGLDALLVTDPKHVYYLTGFASNPHERFLGLLLIRGEEPVLIVPALDAEAAHAASSVKTILTHSDTDNPYELLKSRFGGANPGSFGIEKEHFSVSRYELLADAIPAGSFSDIGHLLRAMRAVKTPEEIRIMKHAAELVEEVLRRGLSHVKAGVSENELVAELEYLMKKVGASGPSFDTMVLSGPNTALPHGVPGERIIQPGDLLMFDLGVYAGGYASDITRTFAVGEVNSKLTDIYNTVLAANEAGIAASVAGATFGSVDKAARDVIEAAGYGEYFMHRVGHGLGMDTHEYPSLHGLNTDIIANGNVFTVEPGIYVPNLGGVRIEDDVLVTAEGPQTLTSFPKELTVLSL; encoded by the coding sequence ATGAATGAAGCTCTGCTCAAACTGGAGCGAGGACTTACAGGCGGGGGCCTGGATGCTCTGCTCGTAACTGATCCTAAGCATGTATACTATTTGACCGGCTTCGCCAGCAACCCGCATGAACGTTTTCTGGGCCTGCTGCTGATCCGCGGCGAGGAGCCCGTGCTGATCGTTCCGGCGCTGGACGCTGAAGCGGCGCATGCCGCCTCCTCGGTGAAAACTATCCTGACGCACAGCGATACGGACAACCCGTACGAACTGCTTAAATCCCGCTTCGGCGGTGCGAATCCGGGCAGCTTCGGCATCGAGAAGGAGCACTTCTCCGTCAGCCGTTATGAGTTGCTGGCAGACGCCATCCCGGCGGGGTCATTCAGCGACATCGGCCATCTGCTCCGGGCTATGCGCGCCGTCAAGACACCTGAAGAAATCCGCATTATGAAGCATGCCGCCGAACTTGTCGAGGAGGTTCTCCGCCGCGGCCTGTCGCATGTCAAAGCCGGTGTCAGCGAGAATGAGCTGGTAGCGGAGCTTGAATATCTGATGAAAAAAGTCGGTGCCTCTGGCCCCTCCTTCGACACTATGGTGCTCTCCGGCCCGAACACGGCCCTGCCGCATGGCGTACCGGGCGAGCGCATCATCCAGCCGGGCGATCTGCTTATGTTCGATCTTGGCGTATACGCCGGAGGATATGCTTCCGACATTACCCGCACCTTCGCTGTAGGCGAAGTCAACAGCAAGCTGACCGATATCTACAACACTGTGCTTGCTGCCAATGAAGCCGGTATTGCCGCCTCCGTTGCAGGAGCCACCTTCGGTTCTGTCGACAAAGCAGCGCGGGATGTTATTGAAGCCGCCGGTTACGGGGAATACTTCATGCACCGCGTCGGACACGGTCTCGGCATGGATACCCATGAATATCCTTCGCTGCATGGACTCAACACGGATATCATCGCAAACGGCAACGTCTTCACCGTAGAACCGGGAATTTATGTTCCAAATCTTGGCGGCGTGCGCATTGAGGATGATGTGCTCGTTACGGCAGAAGGCCCGCAGACGCTGACCAGCTTCCCCAAAGAATTGACAGTGCTGAGCCTGTAA
- the cobS gene encoding adenosylcobinamide-GDP ribazoletransferase produces the protein MSARGDAAAAFQFLSRFPVKYSPDFSPELLRRSVVYYPLVGAAIGLSAALGAAAAAWLLPVWPAAVITLILWVGLTGGLHLDGWMDCADALLSYRSRERMLEIMKDSRVGAMGVLACVLLLLLKASLLAALIEGGSYSMLPLLLLPPVWSRWYMVRAMARYPLARGNEGLAASFGGLPARLERRARLSAALLTLAAAAAPLALGAGSGAWPQLAAAAILAPAAAAACGMLAARRIGSRLGGLTGDVYGALGELLETVVLLVLVLLQHNL, from the coding sequence GTGAGCGCGCGGGGGGATGCTGCTGCCGCTTTTCAGTTCCTGTCGCGGTTTCCGGTCAAATACAGCCCGGATTTCTCGCCTGAGCTGCTGCGCCGCAGCGTGGTCTATTATCCGCTGGTCGGCGCAGCGATCGGACTCAGCGCCGCATTAGGCGCGGCAGCTGCAGCCTGGCTGCTGCCGGTCTGGCCTGCCGCGGTCATCACCCTCATCCTGTGGGTGGGGCTGACCGGCGGGCTGCATCTGGACGGCTGGATGGACTGCGCCGATGCGCTGCTCAGCTACCGCTCGCGAGAGCGGATGCTGGAGATCATGAAGGACAGCCGCGTAGGCGCTATGGGTGTGCTGGCCTGCGTGCTGCTGCTGTTGCTGAAGGCCTCGCTGCTGGCGGCATTGATCGAAGGCGGCAGCTACAGCATGCTGCCGCTGCTCCTGCTGCCGCCGGTCTGGAGCCGCTGGTACATGGTGCGGGCCATGGCCCGCTATCCGCTGGCCCGCGGCAATGAAGGGCTGGCCGCCAGCTTCGGCGGGCTGCCTGCCCGGCTGGAGCGGCGCGCGCGTCTAAGCGCCGCGCTGCTTACGCTGGCCGCTGCCGCGGCGCCTCTGGCGCTCGGCGCGGGCAGCGGGGCCTGGCCGCAGCTGGCGGCTGCGGCCATCCTGGCGCCGGCGGCTGCGGCAGCCTGCGGCATGCTCGCAGCGCGGCGGATCGGCAGCCGGCTCGGCGGGCTCACCGGCGACGTCTACGGCGCGCTGGGAGAGCTGCTCGAGACGGTGGTTCTGCTTGTGCTGGTGCTGCTGCAGCACAACCTGTAG
- a CDS encoding YnfA family protein — translation MAAAVLLFIVAGLAEIGGGYLVWLWLRESRPLWYGLVGSVILIAYGIIPTLQKFPSFGRVYAAYGGVFIVLAVLWGWLVDRKTPDLYDWIGAGICVIGVSVILWAPRH, via the coding sequence GTGGCTGCTGCGGTTCTGCTGTTTATTGTTGCCGGACTGGCCGAGATCGGCGGCGGATATCTGGTCTGGCTCTGGCTGCGGGAATCGCGGCCGCTGTGGTACGGATTGGTAGGCTCAGTAATTCTGATCGCGTATGGCATTATCCCGACTCTGCAGAAGTTTCCTTCCTTTGGCCGGGTATATGCAGCCTATGGCGGTGTATTTATCGTGCTTGCTGTGCTGTGGGGCTGGCTGGTGGACCGGAAAACACCGGATCTCTACGACTGGATCGGCGCAGGGATCTGCGTGATCGGTGTCTCGGTCATCCTCTGGGCACCAAGACACTGA
- the cobU gene encoding bifunctional adenosylcobinamide kinase/adenosylcobinamide-phosphate guanylyltransferase, with the protein MSILVTGGARSGKSGFAERLTRKLADPQQAVYVATGQAFDEEMKARIALHRQQREEGGFRWETLEEPLELSVLLERQSGSGQAVLVDCLTLWLSNQLLAVEERSDRQQLVEEAIAGLEQSVSSFQGTLILVTNEVGDGIVPEYSLGRLYRDLAGRMNARLARQCEQVFLVTAGIPLELKSREYLL; encoded by the coding sequence ATGAGTATCCTCGTAACCGGAGGCGCACGCAGCGGGAAAAGCGGCTTCGCCGAGCGTTTAACCCGGAAGCTGGCGGACCCGCAGCAGGCGGTTTATGTGGCGACCGGACAAGCATTCGATGAAGAGATGAAGGCGCGGATTGCCCTGCACCGGCAGCAACGGGAGGAGGGCGGCTTCCGGTGGGAGACACTGGAGGAGCCGCTTGAACTATCGGTGCTGCTGGAGCGGCAGTCCGGCAGCGGTCAGGCTGTGCTGGTGGACTGCCTGACGCTCTGGCTGTCCAATCAGCTGCTGGCTGTAGAGGAGCGCAGTGACCGGCAGCAGCTGGTGGAAGAGGCAATTGCCGGACTGGAGCAGAGTGTCTCCAGCTTCCAGGGGACGCTAATTCTTGTTACCAATGAAGTAGGTGACGGCATTGTGCCGGAGTATTCACTCGGCCGGTTGTACCGTGATTTGGCCGGACGGATGAACGCGCGGCTTGCCCGGCAGTGTGAGCAGGTATTTCTGGTTACGGCCGGGATACCGCTAGAGCTGAAGAGCCGGGAGTACCTGCTGTGA
- a CDS encoding cobyric acid synthase, producing MLQGTASDVGKSLVTAAIGRIMTRDGYRTAPFKSQNMALNSYVTADGKEIGRAQGMQAEAFGITATSDMNPILLKPSGEMSAQIVVHGVPHAALSAREYREKFLPEAKGTVMDALGRLREAYDIVLMEGAGSPAEINLKARDIVNMNLAGWADAPVLLVADIDRGGVFAFIVGTLELLEPHERARVKGFIINKFRGDVSLLQPGLDWLEERTGIPVLGVLPFLPQLRIEAEDSVVLEGTSGRLREESARELDIAVIRYPRISNFTDFDPLADEPDTAVRYVMSADELGTPDVIILPGTKNTAADLQYLREQGFPEAIERALEQGTQQLAGICGGYQMLGLKLLDPHAVESTEPGESEGLGYLPLSTAFLQQKTTVRVSGTLAADHPLQLGTEALASIGGMPITGYEIHMGTTTNHDAASVRSLFMLAGPEGQAVPEGWGTPDGRIWGSYLHGLFHNDKLRRSWLDGLRTAKGLAPLTVTFSAAALREQEFDRLADAVRAHLDMNAVYNIMGLRGRGE from the coding sequence ATGCTGCAGGGAACCGCCTCCGATGTCGGCAAGAGCCTCGTCACCGCCGCCATTGGGCGGATTATGACCCGGGACGGCTACCGCACGGCACCGTTCAAATCGCAGAATATGGCGCTGAATTCCTATGTTACAGCGGACGGCAAAGAAATCGGCCGCGCCCAGGGGATGCAGGCGGAAGCCTTCGGCATTACAGCTACCAGCGACATGAATCCGATCCTGCTGAAGCCGTCCGGTGAGATGAGTGCGCAGATCGTGGTGCATGGTGTGCCGCATGCCGCGCTCAGTGCGAGAGAATACCGTGAGAAGTTTCTCCCCGAAGCCAAAGGGACGGTGATGGATGCGCTTGGCCGTCTGCGGGAGGCCTATGATATTGTACTGATGGAAGGCGCAGGCAGCCCCGCTGAGATCAACCTCAAGGCGCGGGATATCGTCAATATGAATCTGGCCGGCTGGGCGGATGCGCCGGTGCTGCTGGTTGCCGATATTGACCGGGGCGGCGTGTTTGCCTTCATCGTCGGGACGCTGGAGCTGCTGGAGCCGCATGAACGGGCCCGGGTCAAAGGCTTCATTATCAATAAATTCCGCGGCGATGTATCGCTGCTGCAGCCCGGGCTGGACTGGCTGGAGGAGCGTACAGGCATTCCGGTACTGGGTGTGCTTCCGTTCCTGCCGCAGCTGCGGATTGAGGCAGAGGACTCCGTAGTTCTGGAAGGAACGTCGGGACGTTTGCGCGAAGAATCCGCCAGGGAGCTTGATATCGCGGTTATCCGCTATCCGCGGATCTCTAACTTTACGGACTTCGATCCGCTTGCGGATGAACCGGATACTGCCGTGCGCTATGTCATGTCAGCAGACGAGCTGGGAACGCCGGATGTCATCATATTGCCGGGTACGAAGAATACGGCGGCCGACCTGCAGTATTTGCGGGAGCAGGGGTTCCCGGAGGCAATAGAGCGTGCGTTGGAGCAGGGGACGCAGCAGCTTGCCGGAATCTGCGGCGGGTATCAGATGCTGGGGTTGAAGCTGCTTGATCCTCATGCGGTTGAGAGTACTGAACCGGGTGAGAGTGAGGGCCTCGGGTATCTGCCGCTGTCAACGGCGTTCCTGCAGCAGAAGACCACGGTCCGCGTCAGCGGAACGCTGGCTGCGGATCATCCGCTGCAACTAGGCACCGAGGCGCTCGCCTCAATCGGTGGGATGCCCATTACCGGATACGAGATACATATGGGAACGACGACGAACCATGATGCTGCTTCCGTGCGCAGTCTGTTCATGCTGGCCGGGCCGGAAGGGCAGGCTGTGCCGGAAGGCTGGGGGACCCCGGACGGCAGAATCTGGGGCAGTTATCTGCACGGATTGTTCCACAACGATAAGCTGCGCCGGAGCTGGCTGGACGGATTACGGACAGCCAAGGGGCTGGCGCCGCTAACGGTAACCTTCTCGGCAGCTGCGCTCCGTGAGCAGGAGTTTGACCGGCTGGCGGATGCCGTAAGAGCGCATCTGGATATGAATGCCGTGTACAACATTATGGGCTTGCGAGGAAGAGGGGAATAG
- a CDS encoding methyl-accepting chemotaxis protein, with protein MFRFKKSISRKFTLLLFVVLLLTSLLLSISFYFISTNIINSYVLPQINKSLTASAQDVYKNLNATSAQQALNKNEQAGTNVEFYFEEKRKQHDVETIFLIDLKEGKATVLVADHSAKLKREESIEVLPAMEQASKGKAGLSEIYSDSHGIHKSAFVGVPGTTMLVGVSSDVGFIQEKMSNILWTSAGITLLALIVGLSGATLMSRRIIRPIKLLAAYSNKLAGGDFTEALTIKGTDEVGQLSESFRIMSERLKEMIGHVLDTSGTVVADSNDLKERVQILNNMAEQSAISVEEIGKGSTTIASSALDNSRAMDEINIGIQHIASAAGEVTEQISEASAEAMGGNDIAQSAVQQMRQVEQASVQSLEQFRIMNERSLMIGEVVQGITEITKQIQMLSLNASIEAARAGEHGRGFAVVAGEVRKLSEQSKESNEQIREFLLGLQEDMNHSVSEMNHVNAEVASGVNKVVEAGNAFNHLLILIQSINHSIQSVSAATQQISAGTEEVSASVEETAQITAKSQQSADTLGENSARQHQELEGHALTVEHLHEQAVKLQKAAQQFKI; from the coding sequence ATGTTCCGTTTCAAAAAATCAATTAGCCGCAAGTTTACGCTTCTGCTGTTTGTCGTTCTGTTACTCACTTCTCTTTTGCTAAGTATCAGCTTCTACTTCATATCCACCAACATCATTAACAGTTACGTTCTGCCACAGATCAATAAGTCTCTGACGGCCTCAGCCCAGGATGTATACAAGAACCTGAATGCTACAAGCGCGCAGCAGGCCCTTAACAAGAATGAACAGGCAGGAACTAATGTAGAATTCTATTTCGAGGAAAAGCGGAAGCAGCACGATGTGGAGACCATCTTCCTCATCGATCTGAAGGAAGGCAAAGCCACTGTCCTGGTCGCTGACCATAGCGCCAAGCTTAAGCGCGAGGAATCCATTGAGGTATTGCCTGCCATGGAGCAAGCCTCCAAGGGAAAAGCAGGACTTAGTGAAATCTATAGTGATAGCCATGGTATACATAAGAGTGCATTTGTTGGCGTTCCCGGCACCACAATGCTCGTTGGTGTAAGCTCGGATGTCGGCTTTATTCAGGAAAAGATGAGCAACATTCTGTGGACCAGTGCGGGAATCACCCTGCTGGCACTTATTGTCGGACTCTCCGGCGCTACACTGATGAGCCGCAGAATCATCCGTCCGATTAAATTGCTGGCAGCCTACAGCAACAAGCTGGCCGGCGGCGATTTCACCGAAGCACTCACGATTAAAGGCACCGATGAAGTAGGCCAGCTCTCCGAGAGCTTCCGGATCATGAGCGAGCGGCTAAAAGAGATGATCGGACATGTGCTGGATACATCAGGTACCGTAGTTGCCGATTCCAATGATCTGAAGGAACGCGTTCAGATTCTGAACAATATGGCCGAGCAATCCGCTATTTCCGTAGAGGAAATCGGTAAAGGCAGCACCACGATTGCTAGCAGCGCACTGGATAATTCCCGGGCTATGGATGAGATCAACATCGGCATCCAGCATATCGCTTCCGCTGCCGGTGAGGTCACGGAGCAGATCAGTGAAGCCTCCGCCGAAGCCATGGGCGGTAATGATATTGCCCAGAGTGCTGTGCAGCAGATGCGCCAGGTGGAACAGGCCTCGGTGCAGTCGCTGGAGCAGTTCCGCATCATGAATGAACGCTCCCTGATGATCGGGGAAGTTGTGCAGGGGATTACCGAAATTACGAAGCAGATTCAGATGCTGTCGCTTAACGCCTCGATTGAAGCAGCACGTGCAGGAGAGCATGGCCGGGGATTCGCGGTCGTGGCCGGAGAAGTCCGCAAGCTGTCAGAGCAATCCAAGGAATCCAATGAGCAGATCCGCGAATTCCTGCTTGGGCTTCAGGAAGATATGAACCACTCGGTATCTGAGATGAACCACGTGAATGCAGAAGTGGCTTCAGGTGTGAACAAGGTTGTTGAAGCGGGCAATGCCTTCAATCATCTGCTGATTCTTATTCAGAGCATCAACCATAGCATTCAGTCCGTATCTGCCGCTACCCAGCAGATTTCGGCAGGCACCGAAGAAGTCAGTGCCTCGGTGGAAGAAACGGCACAGATTACGGCCAAGTCGCAGCAGAGCGCCGATACGCTTGGCGAGAACTCCGCACGCCAGCACCAGGAGCTGGAAGGACACGCACTGACCGTCGAGCACCTGCACGAGCAGGCTGTGAAGCTGCAAAAGGCTGCCCAGCAGTTCAAAATTTAG